The Pseudonocardia alni genomic sequence GCGCCCCAGACCGGAGCCCGGTGGCTCCTGGCAATCGTGCCGTCAGGAGCCACCGGGCTGCGGGGGCCTGGTGGCGGTCGGACGCCGCCAGGCGCCGCGGATCAGGCGGCGGTGGGCACGGGGGACTCGACCGGTGTGCCGCGGATCGCCTCGACGACGGCGGCCACCAGGTCGCGGGCGACGGGCGGGGTCACTGCGTTGCCTGCCATCCGCACCTGGTGCCGCTTCGTTCCGAGCAGGACGTAGTGGGGGGCGAACGCCATGCCCTCCTTGATCTCCCCCGGGCTCAGCATCCGGAACAGGCAGTCCTCGACGTCGAGCCCGGCCGCGCCGGCCATGAGCGCATCGCCCTCGACCGTCGTCTGGGTGGCGAGCGGGCTGGTCGCGGTTGCCCGGATGCGGCCGGTGTCGTACGCGTAGAGCATTCCCGGGCTCCAGACCAGGGACTGGTGGCCGGCGCTGGTGATGGTGCGCGCAGGCTCGCTGGTCGGGGTGCTCATCTCGGCTCCGCCGCTGTTGTTCCGCATCAGCAGTCCGTGGTGGGTTCCGCTGGCGGCGAAGGTGTCGAGGGGCTCGGTGACGCGCTTCGTGCGGTTCGTGCCCCGCAGCGGCACGACCACGACACCCTCGGTGTCGCGGGTGGTGCGGGCACGCAGCGGGCGTTCGGTCGGCTGGGCGACGTCGTTCCAGGTGCCTCCGGCAGGGACGAGCAGTCCGGTCTCGTTGCGGGCCGTCTGGACCCTGAGCGGGCGGTCGGCGGGCAGTGCCACCTTGCCGTCGCGGCCCTCTGCCGGGACCAGGAGCGCTGACGGCGGCGCGGTGGGACGGGGCGCGCCCAGGCTGTCGAGGGCCATCGGCGGGGCGGCGATGGCGCGGTGCTCGGTGGTGGTCAACGTGCGCAGGGGCTCCTCGACCGGCCAGGCCCGCACTCCGGGTCGGCGCTCGAAGGTGTTGCCCGCGGCCTCCAGCGCGATCGGGCCGTAGTAGCGGCGCAGCCCTGCGGCGATGCGGGCCATCGTCTTCGGCGCGAGGGGCCGCTTGCGATCACCGATCCGCTGTCCCGGCGAGGTCCAGTCGATGATGGCCGCGGCCGGGAGCACGTAGGGCTGGACGACGTCGTTGCGGCAGCTCACGTGCGGGCACCGGAACACGTACTGGGCGCCGTAGGAGCCGTGAGGCCGGTCGTGGTTCTTGGGTGCCCGCAGGGCGGTGACGACCTCGCCGCAGGTCGGGCACCAGGCCTGCGGCCGGGTCCAGCGGTCGAAGTCCGGTCGGTTGTAGCGCCGCTGCCAGAACACCACGTAGACGCGGTCCCGTAGCTGGGGGGCCGGGGCACCGAGCTGGTGTGCGAAGGCCGAGTTGAGGGTCAGGACCTGGTAGTCGTAGTCGAGGTTCCGCATGCGGGCGATCCACTTCGGGAAGTGGACCCATTTCAGCAGTGCGGGGACGTTCTCGACGATCACAGCTCGGTAGCGGTGGTGCTCGGCGAAGCGGGGCACGTCGTGCATCAGAGCGCGGGAGCGTTCGCCGGCGTCGAGCGGCAGGGGCGGTTCGTCGGTGGCGTCGTCGTCGACGAGCAGGTCGAACAGGCTGGGCTCGGTCTCGGGCTGGGCGAAGGTCTGCTTCTCGCCGCGGGCCGGGCTGAAGAAGGTGCAGCTGGGTGACGCCCACAGCAGGTCGGTGCCGGGGAACCGGCTCGGGTCGGCCTTCGCGATGTCGATGACGTCGTGCCCTGCGTCGGGCATGTTCTGGTTGTGGGTCTCGACGGCGAGGTCCCAGTGGTTGACCGCCATGACGCTTCGGACCCCGGGGACCTGTTCCGCGCCGAAGGAGGATCCGCCTCCGCCGCAGAAGAGGTCGGTCAGGCTGAACTCGCAGTCGTCGTAGGCACTTGGAACTGGTGTCCGGTGCAGCGTTCGCGGCATGAGGCGCTCCGTTCGGTTATGGGTGAACGGTTCGAGCTGTCAATCTCTCCCCGTAGTTATCACTATACCATATCTAGCCGATATCCGCTGGTGGTGGCGCCTTCGCGTGCGTCTCTACGTGCCTACTCCCGAGCGGCTCCGCCGCTTTTCATCGGGCTTCTTCTGAGCCCTTCCCTTTCCGCGACCAGGAACGGTTCTCTGCGTATTCCCAGATCCGTCGGCGCCGCCAGAATCGTCGCTTTCGGCCGGCGGGCGTCTCCTCGACCTGGTCCGGCTCGATGAACTGGCCGCGGCCGACGTAGCTGTTCACGGTCGCCGAGCCGGCCAGGCCGAGCACGTGAGCGACCTGTGCGCTGCTGAGCAGCTCATCGGGGTCGCCGGTTCGATCGACGGGAGTCAGCCCGCCCTTGAGCTGCTTCTTGTGCTCTCGATACCAGGCCTGCCACCGCTCGAGGTCGACGTAGCGGCGGCCGTCGCGCCGGATCCCGGGCGGGTGGCCGTTCACCTGGCGCCCGGCATACCAGCGGTTCAGGGTCGCCTCGGGCTCTCCGCTCAGGCGAGCGAGCTCGGTGACGGTCGCCAGGGTTCGCCCATCGACCTCCCGGCGGTCGGCCCCGTAGGCAGCGCGCCACCGGCGCCATTCGATCTCGTCGACGTGCCACTGGCCGTCGATCTCGAGCCCCTCGGGATGACCGTTGCGCTGACGGTCGCGCCACCACTTGTAGAGGGTGTGCTCGCGCTCGCCGGTGCGCGCGGCCAGCTCGGAGCGGGAGGTCAGGTGTCGCGGCGCGTCCGGAGTGCCGTGCTCGTCGCTCCTCACCGGGGTGAGCGTAGGTAGGGCTGCCCGCTGCGTCCGGCGGCGGGTCGTGGCGGGCGCCCGTCGACGTCCACGGGGGACGGGTTCGACTACTCTGCGCATCACTGCTCCCGTTTGATGGGTCCTTCGGTTCCCGGGTGGACGGGAGCACAGGCGACCGGGGGTCGCTGTCAACCCCGCTCCGGCGGGGACCCGCAAGGGTCGGTCCCCGGTCGCCGACCATCCATCTCGCTTCTGCGTGGATCGTCCCGGCTAGTGCGCGATTCCGTGGCGCTGCCGCTGCTCGTGGTGTCGCTCGCGTCCGGGAGGCTCGTCCGGACGGTGCCCGGACGCCGGCTCATGGCGGTCCGTCCGCGCGGTGCGCAGTCGTTCGAGGTCCCCGGCCAGCCCTCGCCCGGCGCGGTTCACCGCGGTCGCGGCGCGGTGGGCGAGTTGGTCGCCCTCCTGGTCGGCGGCCGCGGTACGCCCTGCTCGATCCCTGTTCGCGTAGCGCGGGCGCCTGGCTCCGTAGGTGAGTCCGTCGCTGATGGTCTGCTCCGCCTCGGACTCGCTGAAGTCGTCGACCCCGATGTGCATCTGGACGGCGGAGCGAAGGGTCGCGTGTGCCTCCTCGGCGGAGATGACGTTGCCGCCGACGTAGTTGCCCAGCTTGAGTGCGGCGGTCAGCACTGCGTGGTGGCGGCCACCCGGCTGCGCCTCCTCGATCCGCTGGGCCTCGCCTTCGAGGATGCTGCGGACGTAGCGCTCCTGGCGGTTGCCGCTGAGCTCGAGTCGCGGCCGCGGGACATGGGCGATCTCCGGCTCGGGCGGCGGGGCGAGCATGTCGCCGATCCATGCGGGCAGCTCGGCAGGCGGGCCGGAGCGCTCGAACTGGTAGCGCCCCTCGGGGCGGACCGAGCCGGGAGCGACGATGTACCCGCCCTCACCTCTCGTGTCGATCTTCCAGCCGAGTCCGGTCTGAGAGCTGTTGCGCAGCGCGCTGTCGTTGCGGAAGTACAGGTGCCCACCTCCGCTGGGGGTGGACACCGTCAGGGTCTGGTCGGGCAGGGGCTCACCGGCGCGACGCGCGAGCATCTGCAGGACGTCGCGGCCGTTGCGGGCCCCCTCGAACTCCTCGGGTGCGGTCGCCCCGTGGCCCTCGTCGAGGTCGATCACCAGGAGCTTCGACGGGCCGCAGGCGATACCGACGTTGTAGGGCTTGGTGCTCCACCAGCGCCGGATCTGGTCGGGGTCGATGGTGGCGCGCTGTTCCCAGCCCAGGTGCCCCTCCGGGCCGCTGCAGGGACCGCTGCGCTTGCAGGTGCGCTTGGCGTGGAAGATCGGCTTCTTCCCGTCGACCTGCAGCGGGAAGACGTGGTAGCCGGCCCGCGCGGCTCCCAGGGCGACCTCCAGCATCTGGTGTCGAGTGGCTGGCGAGGTGCGTCGTTCCGTGGGATCGCCGGTGGTGTGCTGATCGCTCATGACGCTCTCCGGTTCTGTGGTGCGGGAGCGCTGTCAT encodes the following:
- a CDS encoding DNA cytosine methyltransferase, with amino-acid sequence MPRTLHRTPVPSAYDDCEFSLTDLFCGGGGSSFGAEQVPGVRSVMAVNHWDLAVETHNQNMPDAGHDVIDIAKADPSRFPGTDLLWASPSCTFFSPARGEKQTFAQPETEPSLFDLLVDDDATDEPPLPLDAGERSRALMHDVPRFAEHHRYRAVIVENVPALLKWVHFPKWIARMRNLDYDYQVLTLNSAFAHQLGAPAPQLRDRVYVVFWQRRYNRPDFDRWTRPQAWCPTCGEVVTALRAPKNHDRPHGSYGAQYVFRCPHVSCRNDVVQPYVLPAAAIIDWTSPGQRIGDRKRPLAPKTMARIAAGLRRYYGPIALEAAGNTFERRPGVRAWPVEEPLRTLTTTEHRAIAAPPMALDSLGAPRPTAPPSALLVPAEGRDGKVALPADRPLRVQTARNETGLLVPAGGTWNDVAQPTERPLRARTTRDTEGVVVVPLRGTNRTKRVTEPLDTFAASGTHHGLLMRNNSGGAEMSTPTSEPARTITSAGHQSLVWSPGMLYAYDTGRIRATATSPLATQTTVEGDALMAGAAGLDVEDCLFRMLSPGEIKEGMAFAPHYVLLGTKRHQVRMAGNAVTPPVARDLVAAVVEAIRGTPVESPVPTAA
- a CDS encoding bifunctional DNA primase/polymerase codes for the protein MSDQHTTGDPTERRTSPATRHQMLEVALGAARAGYHVFPLQVDGKKPIFHAKRTCKRSGPCSGPEGHLGWEQRATIDPDQIRRWWSTKPYNVGIACGPSKLLVIDLDEGHGATAPEEFEGARNGRDVLQMLARRAGEPLPDQTLTVSTPSGGGHLYFRNDSALRNSSQTGLGWKIDTRGEGGYIVAPGSVRPEGRYQFERSGPPAELPAWIGDMLAPPPEPEIAHVPRPRLELSGNRQERYVRSILEGEAQRIEEAQPGGRHHAVLTAALKLGNYVGGNVISAEEAHATLRSAVQMHIGVDDFSESEAEQTISDGLTYGARRPRYANRDRAGRTAAADQEGDQLAHRAATAVNRAGRGLAGDLERLRTARTDRHEPASGHRPDEPPGRERHHEQRQRHGIAH